Proteins co-encoded in one Haloarcula sp. DT43 genomic window:
- a CDS encoding DUF7284 family protein has protein sequence MTRAVSAVADVTVFLLLVGAAAGAIVGGVGSQASTATANPAAAQAATLATSTASVEYDLVVPPFEGHEPPDSATRRRRTSHGTVAELLGEAAMSGVTVDGERLSNAGKNFESRVGATTRDRLHSRGHRTAVRVTWSPYPGAPVGSAYHVGDRPPETVDVRAATVTVPSGMENVSEPARDAARTSGYEGVAAVVARSVVDGLFPPAQSRYALRGGYPADVLMRARYERMAELTGTTVAVERDSTTELNRHLTAALAATLRTDMRSRYDSPDDAARAVRTSRVRVTVRTWSP, from the coding sequence ATGACCCGGGCGGTGAGCGCCGTCGCCGACGTGACGGTGTTTCTCCTGCTCGTCGGTGCAGCCGCGGGAGCCATCGTCGGCGGCGTCGGAAGCCAGGCGTCGACGGCGACCGCGAACCCCGCCGCGGCCCAGGCGGCGACACTGGCGACGAGCACCGCGAGCGTCGAGTACGACCTCGTCGTCCCGCCGTTCGAGGGACACGAACCGCCAGACAGCGCCACGCGGCGACGGCGAACGAGTCACGGGACCGTCGCGGAACTGCTCGGGGAGGCGGCGATGAGCGGCGTCACCGTCGACGGCGAGCGGCTGTCGAACGCCGGCAAGAACTTCGAGTCACGCGTCGGGGCGACGACGCGTGACAGACTCCACAGCCGCGGGCACAGAACGGCCGTCCGCGTCACCTGGTCGCCGTATCCCGGTGCGCCGGTCGGCAGCGCGTACCACGTCGGCGACCGACCGCCCGAGACCGTGGACGTGCGGGCAGCGACGGTGACTGTCCCCAGCGGGATGGAGAACGTCTCGGAGCCGGCACGCGACGCAGCGAGGACGAGCGGCTACGAGGGTGTGGCGGCGGTCGTGGCCCGGAGTGTCGTCGACGGGCTGTTCCCGCCGGCGCAGTCCCGGTACGCGCTCCGTGGTGGGTACCCGGCAGACGTGCTGATGCGGGCGCGGTACGAGCGGATGGCCGAACTGACCGGGACCACCGTCGCCGTCGAGCGCGATTCGACGACCGAACTGAACCGTCACCTGACCGCGGCGCTGGCGGCGACGCTTCGGACCGACATGCGGTCGCGGTACGACTCGCCCGACGACGCCGCCCGTGCCGTCCGGACGAGCCGTGTCCGCGTGACCGTCAGGACGTGGTCGCCGTGA
- a CDS encoding DUF7285 family protein, with translation MSLSSARATTEPVAALVAVFAVGLGLALYAGVIDDAFGTLDDDRNVATPTADAVEGRLSTAGVVQPARLGDALGAVPARYRGNATITATTGDRWAVGREPPSGADTETRTVSVRVGPGAVRRGTLTVRVWR, from the coding sequence ATGTCACTATCGTCGGCTAGGGCAACGACAGAGCCAGTCGCCGCGCTCGTCGCCGTCTTCGCCGTCGGGCTCGGCCTGGCACTGTACGCCGGCGTCATCGACGACGCGTTCGGGACGCTGGACGACGACCGAAACGTCGCTACACCGACTGCCGACGCGGTCGAGGGGCGGCTCTCGACGGCGGGCGTCGTGCAGCCCGCGAGGCTCGGCGACGCTCTCGGTGCAGTCCCGGCTCGCTACCGCGGGAACGCGACCATCACAGCGACGACTGGTGACCGGTGGGCAGTCGGCCGAGAGCCGCCCAGCGGGGCCGACACCGAAACGAGGACAGTGAGCGTGCGGGTCGGTCCGGGGGCGGTCCGTCGCGGAACGCTCACTGTACGGGTGTGGCGATGA
- a CDS encoding DUF7283 family protein → MFETHVDTLYLWVGLGTVSVAVLGIIVGLPTTAPPDATGAAATIDEVATSPPGSLAHRRLVAEEWALDSRRIRLRTDGGTATARLVRPVVPARTDQLRTVLAGERPSAVYHSTDAFRRDIREGRNTEAAWRPAPDRLTVRHVAWGGNDVTIVG, encoded by the coding sequence ATGTTCGAGACGCACGTCGACACGCTGTACCTCTGGGTCGGCCTGGGGACGGTGAGTGTCGCAGTCCTGGGGATTATCGTCGGCCTGCCGACGACCGCCCCGCCGGATGCCACGGGCGCGGCAGCGACCATCGACGAAGTGGCCACTAGCCCGCCCGGGTCCCTCGCACACCGGCGGCTCGTCGCCGAGGAATGGGCGCTCGACAGCCGACGAATCCGCCTTCGGACCGACGGCGGGACGGCGACGGCGCGGTTGGTCCGCCCCGTCGTTCCCGCACGGACTGACCAGCTCCGCACGGTACTGGCCGGGGAACGACCGAGCGCGGTGTATCACTCGACCGACGCGTTCCGCCGGGACATCCGCGAGGGACGAAACACGGAGGCGGCGTGGCGACCGGCCCCCGACCGGCTGACGGTCAGGCACGTCGCCTGGGGAGGGAACGATGTCACTATCGTCGGCTAG
- a CDS encoding DUF7311 family protein, with protein sequence MISRLVLAVAVTTALAGATAPALSTARADAADGTMERQLDELAAELTTLVETDDATPHGDARRVVGLRLPARTYTSAHVDYLRFRERAGVGVATWKIGSRERTELLVDVPIRPTVPTDRLEEHGSHRLLFVLTRSDGRRVLTVHRFKSEAGARGGHA encoded by the coding sequence GTGATATCCCGGCTGGTTCTCGCCGTCGCGGTCACGACCGCACTGGCCGGTGCAACGGCACCCGCGCTGTCGACGGCCCGGGCGGACGCGGCCGACGGGACGATGGAGCGGCAACTGGACGAACTGGCGGCCGAACTGACCACGCTGGTAGAGACTGACGACGCGACGCCGCACGGTGACGCACGGCGCGTGGTCGGGCTACGGCTTCCCGCGCGGACGTACACCAGCGCCCACGTAGACTATCTCCGGTTCCGCGAGCGGGCCGGTGTCGGCGTCGCGACCTGGAAAATCGGGTCCCGAGAACGGACCGAACTGCTGGTCGACGTCCCAATCCGACCGACGGTGCCGACCGACAGGCTCGAAGAACACGGGTCCCATCGGCTCCTGTTCGTGTTGACGCGGTCGGACGGTCGGCGCGTGCTGACAGTCCATCGGTTTAAGTCCGAAGCCGGGGCGAGAGGCGGCCATGCATGA
- a CDS encoding type II secretion system F family protein encodes MAGALAAAYPGSTEVPDEYRRACRLLSLSPPPETVLTASYGVAVAGSLLAAVGVWMLRGPVATTLVFGVLGLSLGIAALGRYGVPFAAEAKRIRTLGAAPSLVMTLALGATLWPSAERAAAFAGRAGDGRLAAELERHRQRAAGTPRSGLGTFASAWGDRFPALERAVGLVESATAAPAEERPELLGRARKRILDGTRDEMAAFASSLRGPATGVYAFGVLLPLAMASLLPAAAAAGVPVTAPVLVGSYGIALPAALLVACCWLLGRRPVAFPPATIPRSHPDVPATARPSVAAGVVAGSGGWVLADALVAAWAAPVGALGAGVGSALVVHYRPVAEVRDRVTAVEAGLPEALSAVGRRLDRGHSVEAALVETADETPEPTSSVVDAAVARQRQLGVDIEGAFLGPGGALAEVPSQRARRVAVLLDAAATIGPPAGEAVTTMGEHVAALRTIERETRRDLAQITETLSNTAALFGPLVGGATVALAGSMGGGERFAAVPTALLGPVVGWYVLALAVLLTALSTGLHRGLDRALVAYRAGLALLSATVTFLVAVVATGLVV; translated from the coding sequence GTGGCTGGCGCGCTCGCGGCGGCCTATCCGGGCAGTACCGAGGTGCCCGACGAGTACCGCCGAGCGTGTCGGTTGCTGTCGCTCTCGCCGCCGCCGGAGACGGTACTGACCGCCAGTTACGGCGTCGCCGTAGCCGGCTCTCTGCTCGCAGCGGTCGGCGTGTGGATGCTACGCGGCCCGGTAGCGACGACCCTGGTGTTCGGCGTCCTCGGGCTGTCCCTGGGTATCGCGGCGCTGGGACGGTACGGCGTGCCGTTCGCCGCGGAGGCAAAGCGCATCCGGACGCTGGGGGCCGCGCCGTCGCTCGTGATGACGCTGGCACTCGGTGCGACGCTGTGGCCCAGCGCCGAGCGGGCTGCGGCGTTCGCTGGACGGGCCGGAGACGGCCGACTCGCCGCCGAACTGGAGCGCCATCGGCAGAGAGCCGCGGGCACGCCACGGAGCGGGCTCGGAACGTTTGCGTCGGCCTGGGGGGACCGGTTCCCGGCGCTGGAACGCGCGGTCGGGCTAGTCGAGAGCGCGACGGCGGCTCCGGCCGAGGAACGGCCGGAACTCCTCGGCCGCGCACGAAAGCGCATCCTCGACGGGACGCGCGACGAGATGGCGGCGTTCGCGTCCTCGCTCCGTGGCCCGGCGACCGGGGTGTACGCGTTCGGCGTCCTCCTGCCGCTGGCGATGGCGTCGCTGCTGCCCGCCGCCGCTGCCGCGGGCGTCCCGGTCACCGCGCCCGTGCTGGTCGGGAGTTACGGCATCGCCTTGCCCGCCGCACTGTTGGTCGCCTGTTGCTGGCTGCTGGGCCGGCGACCGGTCGCGTTCCCGCCGGCGACAATCCCGCGGAGCCACCCCGACGTGCCGGCGACCGCGCGTCCGTCCGTCGCTGCCGGGGTCGTCGCTGGGAGCGGAGGGTGGGTACTCGCCGACGCGCTCGTGGCTGCGTGGGCCGCCCCCGTCGGCGCACTCGGTGCGGGCGTCGGGAGCGCGCTCGTCGTCCACTACCGGCCAGTCGCCGAGGTCCGCGACCGGGTCACCGCCGTCGAAGCAGGCCTCCCGGAGGCGCTGTCCGCCGTCGGTCGCCGGCTTGACCGCGGCCACTCGGTCGAAGCGGCGCTCGTCGAAACCGCCGACGAGACGCCCGAGCCGACGAGTTCCGTCGTCGACGCCGCCGTCGCGCGCCAGAGACAGCTCGGGGTCGACATCGAGGGCGCGTTTCTGGGCCCCGGCGGTGCGCTCGCCGAGGTCCCGAGCCAGCGGGCGCGTCGGGTCGCGGTGTTGCTGGACGCGGCCGCGACAATCGGCCCGCCGGCCGGGGAGGCCGTGACGACGATGGGGGAACACGTGGCAGCGCTCCGGACCATCGAGCGCGAGACGCGACGCGACCTCGCACAGATTACCGAGACGCTGTCGAACACCGCCGCGCTGTTCGGCCCGCTCGTCGGCGGCGCGACCGTCGCGCTGGCCGGGTCGATGGGTGGCGGCGAGCGGTTCGCCGCCGTCCCCACCGCGCTGCTGGGGCCGGTCGTCGGCTGGTACGTCCTCGCGCTCGCGGTGTTGCTGACGGCGCTATCGACGGGACTCCACCGCGGACTGGACCGCGCGCTGGTGGCGTACCGCGCCGGCCTGGCGCTCCTGTCTGCCACGGTCACCTTCCTCGTCGCCGTCGTCGCCACCGGGCTAGTGGTCTGA
- a CDS encoding DUF7310 family coiled-coil domain-containing protein: MTDIETLAERLRTVERTVTDGATEFPEVTELGEVEERVDSLERRVEDIDERTAELEAATQALRGYVGNVRTVNEEVEQRADAALAATDRLEERLDDALAARQATSPPPAADQQRGATTQGHPSPAAGDGRPSTAAGKRADFSAITDGGDPDEVEPSDAGVFGRLRALL; encoded by the coding sequence GTGACAGACATCGAGACGCTGGCCGAGCGGCTTCGCACGGTCGAACGCACGGTCACGGACGGCGCAACGGAGTTCCCCGAGGTGACGGAACTCGGCGAGGTAGAGGAGCGGGTGGATAGCCTCGAACGGCGCGTCGAGGACATCGACGAGCGGACGGCAGAACTGGAAGCAGCCACCCAGGCCCTCCGCGGGTACGTGGGGAACGTCCGAACGGTCAACGAGGAGGTCGAACAGCGCGCCGACGCGGCGCTGGCGGCGACTGACCGACTGGAGGAGCGACTCGACGACGCACTGGCGGCTCGACAGGCGACCAGCCCGCCGCCGGCGGCCGACCAGCAGCGGGGGGCGACGACACAGGGGCACCCGAGCCCGGCGGCCGGCGACGGTCGCCCGAGTACTGCGGCCGGAAAGCGGGCCGACTTCTCCGCCATCACCGACGGCGGCGACCCCGACGAGGTGGAGCCGTCGGACGCGGGCGTGTTCGGACGTCTCCGCGCGCTCCTGTGA
- a CDS encoding ATPase, T2SS/T4P/T4SS family, whose protein sequence is MHEWLFGSSTADDCRCETTIEGSRLVVTTDDCPGGGDLAASAACRATVVESLPSSGVETVVTERAGQERVYADGAAAVLTAAGRFVERVASLDERLADRARRDPVAAATEAVGRAGPVADVAAETGLAVATEGFDTTERALAAYTGPTVSDARVGTAPPPAASLRDRRTLSTEAVVRRYDTAAERLPVYHIEPREQRFDAGTTETLVDAYERVADAAADGGCRPYDAATEVADNGTTATAVGAVLEKHTDGLGVLEDVFADERVSDVFATAPVSDTRLRVRCAGETMRTNVRLTPSGANALASTFRRSSGRAFSRANPTLDATATVADRQIRVAGVSEPVSDGLAFAFRAHDGDAWRLADLVDNGTMPAAVAGLLSVVVERGGACLVAGPRGAGKTTTLGALLWELPRETRTVLIEDTPELPASALRDDGRDVQALRTASGDGPSVDATEALRTALRLGEGALVVGEVRGEEASVLYEAMRVGGGDGAVLGTIHGNGPDAIRERLVSDLGVPVRSFAATDLVVTLAPPASEHGRGVASVAEVVARGDGVAFESLHERDGPTATATGRLSRGNSRLVGSLAAPGESYAEVLEAIEARTGRFAEPGAGSERASNAPTVEEQQ, encoded by the coding sequence ATGCATGAGTGGCTCTTCGGGTCGTCGACGGCGGACGACTGCCGCTGTGAGACGACCATCGAGGGTTCGCGGCTGGTGGTGACGACGGACGACTGCCCGGGGGGTGGCGACCTTGCGGCCTCGGCCGCGTGTCGGGCGACGGTCGTCGAATCACTCCCGTCCAGCGGTGTCGAGACCGTCGTCACAGAACGGGCGGGCCAAGAACGGGTGTACGCCGACGGTGCCGCGGCGGTGCTCACCGCTGCTGGCCGGTTCGTGGAGAGGGTCGCCTCGCTGGACGAGCGGCTCGCAGACCGCGCCCGCCGGGACCCCGTCGCCGCCGCGACGGAGGCCGTCGGGCGGGCGGGACCGGTCGCCGACGTGGCGGCGGAGACCGGATTGGCGGTCGCAACGGAGGGGTTCGACACCACCGAGCGGGCGCTCGCCGCCTACACCGGGCCGACGGTGAGTGACGCGCGTGTCGGGACAGCGCCGCCGCCAGCGGCGTCGCTCCGCGACCGGCGGACACTCTCGACGGAGGCCGTCGTTCGGAGATACGACACGGCCGCGGAGCGATTGCCAGTCTACCACATCGAGCCGCGGGAACAGCGGTTCGACGCGGGGACGACGGAGACGCTCGTCGACGCGTACGAGCGGGTGGCCGACGCCGCCGCCGACGGGGGCTGTCGCCCGTACGACGCGGCGACCGAGGTGGCCGACAATGGCACGACTGCGACCGCCGTCGGGGCCGTACTGGAGAAACACACCGACGGCCTCGGGGTTCTCGAAGACGTCTTCGCCGACGAGCGGGTGTCCGACGTGTTCGCGACGGCCCCCGTCAGCGACACGCGACTCCGCGTGCGGTGTGCCGGCGAGACGATGCGGACCAACGTTCGGCTGACGCCGTCGGGCGCGAACGCGCTGGCGTCGACGTTCAGGCGGTCGAGCGGGCGGGCGTTCTCGCGGGCGAACCCGACGCTCGACGCGACGGCGACGGTGGCCGACCGACAGATTCGGGTCGCCGGCGTGAGCGAACCGGTCAGCGACGGGCTCGCCTTCGCGTTTCGTGCCCACGACGGCGACGCGTGGCGGCTGGCCGACCTGGTGGACAACGGGACGATGCCGGCCGCCGTCGCCGGCCTGCTCTCGGTCGTCGTGGAACGTGGCGGGGCCTGTCTCGTCGCCGGCCCCCGCGGTGCGGGCAAGACGACGACGCTCGGCGCGTTGCTCTGGGAACTGCCCCGCGAGACCCGGACTGTGCTCATCGAGGACACGCCCGAACTCCCGGCGTCGGCGCTCCGTGACGACGGCCGGGACGTACAGGCGCTTCGGACCGCCAGCGGGGATGGGCCATCGGTCGATGCCACGGAGGCCCTGCGGACCGCGCTCCGGCTGGGGGAGGGCGCGCTCGTCGTCGGCGAGGTCCGCGGCGAGGAAGCCAGCGTGCTCTACGAGGCGATGCGCGTCGGCGGTGGCGACGGGGCCGTCCTCGGGACGATTCACGGCAACGGCCCCGACGCGATTCGGGAGCGGCTGGTGTCGGATCTCGGCGTTCCGGTCCGGTCGTTCGCCGCGACGGACCTCGTGGTGACGCTGGCCCCGCCCGCGTCTGAACACGGCCGCGGCGTCGCGTCCGTCGCGGAAGTCGTCGCTCGCGGTGACGGCGTCGCCTTCGAGTCGCTCCACGAGCGCGACGGACCGACCGCGACCGCCACCGGCCGCCTCAGCCGGGGCAACAGCCGTCTGGTCGGCTCGCTCGCCGCGCCGGGCGAGTCCTACGCCGAGGTTCTCGAAGCCATCGAGGCGCGAACCGGACGGTTCGCCGAACCGGGAGCCGGTAGCGAGCGTGCGAGCAACGCACCCACAGTCGAGGAACAGCAGTGA